TAAAATGACAATTGAGAGACGCTGTAATCCAGAACATCTGTCGACAAATAGTCATAGCAACCGGGTTGCGAGAGGTACCCTTATTTAACCATGCTATAGCACTCTTGTTATCACTATATATAATCACACGTTTGTTCCTTAATAAGGAACCCCATCGATACACTGTCAACAGCATGCTAAGAAATTCCTTAACATTAATATGTTCCATATAATACATCGGTAGGTCGAGAGACCAGTTGACATGGAAATAGTCTCCCAAGAAATAACCTCCACCTCCTTCAGTACAGGCATCAGtttgaagggagataactggtGAATTCTGGATGATGCTAGTACCATTAAAATGTTCCATGAAAGTATCCCACCAGTACAGATCTTGAAAAAACTCATTGTCTAACAACACGCGATGTttataactctgtaaattatcTTTGAGTGTAATGAGGCGTCGTAGGAATGATCTACCACCACACACAACTTGTGATGCCCAATTCAGCTTCCCAATAAGCACTTCTAACTGTTTTTTGCTTGCTCGTTTTTTAAGTGTAAAGTTGGTTATCAGCGCCTTAAACGCCATCAATTTCTCCTTTGGGAGTGAAAAAGTCATGTTTACCGTGTTAATTTCGATGCCAAGAAAGATCAAAACTTGGGATGGACTCTCCAGTTTTGAGTAGTTTATCGCGAAACCTAGTTGTCTAAGCACTGCAAGTAATGTCAACAAAGCTGTGTAACATGTGTCATAAGTCTCTCCCAACACTAGGAAATCATCCAAATAGGACAAAATTGTATAACCGTAACGATGATACATGATCCTGCAGACAGCGCTACTAAGAGTCTGAAAGATTTTTGGGCTCTTTTTTGCCCCAAATGGAAGTCTGGTATCGTATAAGTAAGTAGGAGTTGTGTCCCCTGAAAATGTCCACTGCAAGCCTGTAGCTGAATAGTTCGAGGGATGAACCCCAACTGAGCGATACGCGGAGCTAAGGTCAACCTTAGCAAGAAACATGCCAGGTTTGATATGTTTTGAAGCTTCTCTCAAATCCATGTATGTACAACTACAATCACTAGAAATACAGTCATTTAGTGACCGACCAGCTGGACTACTAGCGTCATGTATTAACCGAATTTTACCATTTGATTTTGGTAAAGCACCCAAAGCACTGATTATCGTTGGCTTTTCCTGACTAATCTTGTAATGGCCATTAGCAAgttcataattaatttgttcCTCTACCTTATGCGAATTCATTGAACAcgatttataattttttatttccgCGGGCTCCTTTGGTTCCATGTCTATAATGTTAAACCCGTTCATCACGCCACTTAAAATGAACTCTCGATCTGGGTCATCAGTTGGTAGAAGTTTTTCCCATGCTTCATATTTCATGGACCCAGACCCTGTGGCCAGGAGCCCATCTACAACTTTTTTGGAAGCGAGTCTGGATGTGCGACACTAGCACTGTGTTCAAGAAAGCATGATGAGCACACATGAGCCAGTTTACATTGAGGAAAATCATATACACCAGCATTGTATTTACGACAAATCTCTCTACCTTGTGGTGTAAAGGGACCTTTGACCTTGCGTCGAGGGTATGGGTGAGAGCGCGAGGATGACATACTGGATAGGGTAGCTGAGCCATTTAACATTTGGACTGTCACATTGTTACTCTTTGGAATTAGCTGAAAATCAGTTAACTGTGGTTGGGGGGTTCCCCACGGGAAGTTCAGGTCGTGCTGTAACTCGCGATATTCTTtgtcatataacaaaacacttCCCCGAACATATTTACTGAAATATCGGTTGATGGTTTTGGTGTAATCTAGATACTGACtgatcaacacactgtcagagCGGTCTTCTTTCATTATATCTTGTAATATACGACTATTGCCATAGTTCCATTGTTCCACTGTGATTTTATGATAGTCCCGATCGAGTTTCTTTAGCCTTGTTACACCCGATTCAGACACAGTCAGTATTTCATCCTTTTCAAACTGAGATAATGGATCATCCCATAAATACTGATGGACAAAACGAGGTTTTTTCCTACCTGATGTCACTGATGGGGTTTCAGACTGTGGACCACGTGGTTTTGGTGTGACGTCATGACGTGGTTGGCACTGGACGAGGTGTCGAAGTTTGTCCTTTTCTTTTTCGATACTTTTAAGAAGCTCCATCCGCTTAGACTCCATTTGGAGGCTTTTTAGAGTTCTTTCTAAATCGTGGAGCTCCCCTTCATCCCCCGTAGGCTGCAAATTTACAGGGGTCGTACATCGAGACGTAGCTGTGTCATGGGGGGTCGATACACGTGGTCCTGAAGCGTCTCCATGCTGCCATAGTTCAGTCTGTTCGTGACGATCATCGGATGAACTTAGCATTTCAGTTAGAACAAAGTCCTTTAATGCAGATGGTACCTTTCTGTGTCGTTTCTTTGACTGCTGGTCCATAATATTTCAAGCAAAATTTAGAGCAAAAAAGGCACATGGCCTGCAGCGTGCGTAGACATAGCAAAACTAACTTACAGAATTAGAGAGTGCCAACCAAGGGCGGTAACTCGTAACAAATAAGACCCAAGGACGTCAACTCGCAGTAGCACATTACAGATCTCAAAATTCACTTTATCCTAAAATAAtaattctcagaaagtcctgaaattt
The nucleotide sequence above comes from Argopecten irradians isolate NY chromosome 1, Ai_NY, whole genome shotgun sequence. Encoded proteins:
- the LOC138308968 gene encoding uncharacterized protein; translated protein: MDQQSKKRHRKVPSALKDFVLTEMLSSSDDRHEQTELWQHGDASGPRVSTPHDTATSRCTTPVNLQPTGDEGELHDLERTLKSLQMESKRMELLKSIEKEKDKLRHLVQCQPRHDVTPKPRGPQSETPSVTSGRKKPRFVHQYLWDDPLSQFEKDEILTVSESGVTRLKKLDRDYHKITVEQWNYGNSRILQDIMKEDRSDSVLISQYLDYTKTINRYFSKYVRGSVLLYDKEYRELQHDLNFPWGTPQPQLTDFQLIPKSNNVTVQMLNGSATLSSMSSSRSHPYPRRKVKGPFTPQGREICRKYNAGVYDFPQCKLAHVCSSCFLEHSASVAHPDSLPKKL